A single genomic interval of Procambarus clarkii isolate CNS0578487 chromosome 61, FALCON_Pclarkii_2.0, whole genome shotgun sequence harbors:
- the LOC138354140 gene encoding uncharacterized protein — protein sequence MLPGDKLPGDKLPSDKLPGDKLPGDKLPGDKLPGDKLPGDKLPGDKLPGDKLPGDKLPGDKLPGDKLPGDKLPGDKLPGDKLPGDKLPGDKLPGDKLPGDKLPGDKLPGDKLPGDKLPGDKLPGDKLPGDKLPGDKLPGDKLPGDKLPGDKLPGDRLPGDKLPGDKLPGDKLPGDKLPGDKLPGDKLPGDKLPGDKLPGDKLPGDKLPGDKLPGDKLPGDKLPGDKLPGDKLPGDKLPGDTCF from the coding sequence ATGTTGCCAGGTGACAAGTTGCCAGGTGACAAGTTACCAAGTGACAAGTTGCCAGGTGACAAGTTGCCAGGTGACAAGTTGCCAGGTGACAAGTTACCAGGTGACAAGTTACCAGGTGACAAGTTGCCAGGTGACAAGTTGCCAGGTGACAAGTTGCCAGGTGACAAGTTACCAGGTGACAAGTTACCAGGTGACAAGTTGCCAGGTGACAAGTTGCCAGGTGACAAGTTACCAGGTGACAAGTTACCAGGTGACAAGTTGCCAGGTGACAAGTTGCCAGGTGACAAGTTGCCAGGTGACAAGTTACCAGGTGACAAGTTACCAGGTGACAAGTTGCCAGGTGACAAGTTACCAGGTGACAAGTTACCAGGTGACAAGTTGCCAGGTGACAAGTTACCAGGTGACAAGTTACCAGGTGACAAGTTGCCAGGTGACAAGTTGCCAGGTGACAAGTTACCAGGTGACAGGTTACCAGGTGACAAGTTACCAGGTGACAAGTTACCAGGTGACAAGTTGCCAGGTGACAAGTTACCAGGTGACAAGTTACCAGGTGACAAGTTGCCAGGTGACAAGTTGCCAGGTGACAAGTTACCAGGTGACAAGTTACCAGGTGACAAGTTACCAGGTGACAAGTTACCAGGTGACAAGTTGCCAGGTGACAAGTTGCCAGGTGACAAGTTACCAGGTGACAAGTTGCCAGGTGACAAGTTACCAGGTGACACGTGCTTCTGA